In a genomic window of Zingiber officinale cultivar Zhangliang chromosome 9B, Zo_v1.1, whole genome shotgun sequence:
- the LOC122022972 gene encoding uncharacterized protein LOC122022972: MKFQWDEECDRAFEELKAYLNSLPVLAKPIAGEPLKIYLSSTNHAVGSALVRSDGEEQPLYFLNHILKDAESRYTSLEKLAFALVLAARRLRPYFLVHTITVMTNSSLNKVLLNSEASGWLIKWTMELSEFDIQYQPRTAIKGQSLADFITEVQDPKPEVTWKVYQDGSSTRQGSGVGILLISPKEEQMQLSVRLDYQATNNEAEYEALIAGLQAARHVVAIRVLIHSDLQLAVQQLSGTFEINNARLRLYTEAFEKLKANFQEVVIRKVPRAENQAADELAKLASSISPIVMQQPIEQMSLVAHIDWMEGLTFPSDWRTALIEFLQAGSTPSDREEAHLLRRRAGRFTLIRDQLYKKAFSQPLLKCVRPEDIDYILQEVHQGSCGGYPGGRSLARKILMAGYFWPTLQKDTAQTVSTCLSYQKYHNLSHRPTEEMNTSAVSCPFDQWGLDIVGPFPMATSQRKFLLVVVDYFSKWVEVEPLARITEQMVKKFIWQHLICRFGIPRWLISDNGRQFVSQQLREWCEGYGIQQTFTSMAYPQSNGQAEVSNREILRILQVQLDHVGGS; this comes from the coding sequence ATGaagttccagtgggacgaggagtgcgatcgagCGTTCGAGGAGCTGAAAGCCTATCTCAACTCCTTACCAGTGCTAGCCAAGCCGATAGCTGGTGAACCCCTCAAGATTTACCTATCCTCGACCAATCACGCGGTAGGCTCGGCCCTTGTAAGGTCGGACGGCGAGGAACAGCCTTTATACTTCTTGAACCATatattaaaagacgctgaatcccgctacaccaGTCTCGAGAAACTCGCATTTGcactggtcctcgccgctcggaggctccgTCCGTACTTTCTTGTGCATACCATCACAGTAATGACCAATAGCTCGTTGAACAAGGTCCTCCTCAATTCAGAAGCATCAGGATGGTTGATTAAGTGGACCATGGAGCTCAGTGAGTTTGATATTCAGTATCAGCCCCGGACAGCCATAAAGGGACAAtctctagcagacttcatcacCGAGGTGCAAGACCCCAAGCCCGAAGTCACTTGGAAGGTGTACCAGGATGGGTCTTCCACCCGGCAAGGGAGTGGGGTGGGAATACTACTGATCTCCCCCAAAGAAGAGCAGATGCAGCTATCTGTTCGGCTGGACTACCAAGCAACCAACAATGAGGCCGAGTACGAGGCTCTCATAGCCGGGCTACAAGCCGCTCGGCACGTGGTCGCCATCAGAGTTCTGATTCATTCGGACTTGCAGTTAGCTGTCCAGCAGCTCTCCGGAACGTTCGAgatcaacaacgctcggctcaggCTCTATACCGAGGCCTTCGAAAAATTGAAAGCCAATTTCCAGGAGGTGGTTATAAGGAAggtaccccgagcggagaatcaaGCGGCGGACGAACTGGCGAAACTAGCCAGCTCCATATCGCCGATCGTCATGCAGCAGCCGATCGAGCAAATGTCCCTCGTGGCCCATATCGACTGGATGGAGGGACTCACCTTTCCCAGCGACTGGAGAACGGCGCTGATAGAATTTCTGCAAGCGGGATCTACGCCTTCTGATCGGGAAGAGGCTCACCTGCTGAGAAGGCGAGCGGGCAGATTCACATTAATCAGAGACCAGctgtacaagaaagctttctcccaACCGCTTCTCAAATGCGTCAGGCCAGAAGACATCGACTACATACtgcaggaggtacaccaaggctcctgtggtGGATATCCGGGCGGCCGTTCACTAGCAAGAAAGATTTTAATGGCTGGCTACTTTTGGCCGACCCTTCAGAAGGACACCGCTCAGACCGTATCCACTTGCCTGTCCTACCAAAAGTACCACAATCTCTCACACCGCCCGACAGAAGAAATGAACACATCCGCggtatcctgcccgttcgaccagtggggcttGGACATAGTGGGGCCCTTCCCCATGGCAACTAGTCAACGGAAGTTTTTACTTGTTGTCgttgattacttctccaagtgggtagaggtCGAGCCGCTGGctaggatcaccgaacagatggtcaagaagttcatctggcaacaccTTATTTGTCGGTTTGGCATCCCGCGCTGGCTCATCTCAGACAACGGAAGGCAGTTTGTCAGTCAGCAACTCAGAGAGTGGTGCGAAGGATACGGCATCCAGCAGACCTTCACTTCAATGGCTTACCCCCAGAGTAATGGGCAAGCCGAAGTatccaatcgggagatcctgcggATTCTCCAAGTTCAACTCGACCACGTCGGGGGCAGCTGA